The nucleotide sequence GTAATACATGAGCTAGAATTTTACACCAGCCGTAATTGCGGTATTCAAAAAGTTCACATCGGGCGTTATTGGGCATGAATAACCAATTGTATAAGCACAATATGGATGATAGGCTTTGTTAAAATCAAGTACAATTTCGTTTCCATCAGGAATTTCAATATCTAAATAACGTCCGGCTCCGTAGGTTTCATTTCCGCTGGTTTCATCGATAAAAGGCAGAAACAAGTGTTTTTTGAAGCCTTTTCGCTTTATAAGTTCTATATTTTGATACACTTCTAATTGATAATTTACATCATCAATCGTGAAATGTAAAATTCCGAAACGTTTGTAATTTGGAGTGTGTTTTCCAGAAGTTGGCATTTTAAAAACAGCTTGCTTTTTTAAACGTTCTAATCGGGCCTTAACTACAAATTTTTTATTATATGGATAGAAATTTAATCCTTTAAAATCCTTCAACTCATCTGTTTTTAAAGGAGTAGTTTCTTGATTAAGATATGATTCGTTGAGTGCCTTTTGATAAGCAAGCACTTCCTTTTCAGATTGTTGAGAAAAAGTTAAATTGCTGTATAAAAGAAAAAAAATCAGTAATTTTCGCATGTTATTTTTTTATTCAAATTTACTATTTATTTTGTTTAACTCTTTAAATAAGAATTGAAATGAAAAATTTTAAAATTACTTGGTTGTTCGTAGCATTTTTTATGCTTAGTGGCATTGGTTTTGCTCAAGAAGCGCAATCTGCACATACTGTTGACAGTGTTCAAACAACATTTTCTGTAGAGATTAATGCAGATACCACGCTAAAAGATCTTAAAGAAATTGAAGAAATGTTGCAAAAAAATTACAACATACATGTAACATTTGAAAATGTAAAGACAATTGATAATAAAATCGTTGCCATACGCATGCAACTCATAAACGGAAATCAATCGTTTATGAGATCAATTAAAAATTCGGATCGAGCTATTGACCCATTTGCTATACGCATTACCAAAATCGAAGGTGATAAATACGATGTGCAACTCGCTACTAATTCAGCAAAAATGGGTGTAAATAGTATTTCTAAAAATCCATTTTCAGCATTTGATTCTTTATCAGAAAAAACATTTAATTTCCAATCCGAATTTTCAAATTTCAGTGAAGAATTAGAAGAAGTGTATCAGCAAATGCAGGCTTCGCAACAAAGGTTTCAAGAATTTTTTAAAGATTTTAGAGACGAAGCTAAGCAATTCTTAGAAGTGCCTGCAGAGCAAAATGAAAAACAAATTAAAAAGGAATTATAATAAACAGTCACTTTTTTCGTTACAATTAGAAAATATAAAAATGAAAAAAATTGTTTGTAGTATTATTGGGTTAATGGGTTTCTTTGCAAGTGCACAAGAATCTTATGCGAAATTAGAAGAAACAGAAAAGCAACTACCTAATAATTATGCGGTTACATATGAATTTATTGGCAGTAGTACAGGTTTGATAAAAGTTTCGGGAAGCTCGTCACTAAACGATTTAAAAGAGATTGAGCAGCTAGCAGAAAACCATGGAATTAAAATTTCGTTTGTAAACCAAAAATTCAACCGCAATCGATTAGAGTACATAGAGCTTATGTATTTGAGTAACGGAAAATGGGAAACTTTAACTTTTGGAACCGACGATTTAAAGCTTTTGCCATTTGGCATTTCTTTTTTTCAAGATAAAAGACAAGGAAAAGAATCGAAGCGTTTTTCTATTAAAAATAATAAAAATAGTAGAGCAGCATTTTCCGAGAATATTGATTATGAAATTATATAATTGAACAAGAAAGGCTTTTAAAGCCTTTTTTTATAAACCACAAAATGAAAAAATATATCCTGTTTTTTGGTATTTCGTTACTGTATGCGTGTTCCTCCAAATCGCACGAGCATCAATTGAAAGAGTTTTTTTCGTTGGATAAAAAACATACAGAAATATCAGGAATGATTTATCAAGAGCCAACTCAGCAATTGTGGATGTTGCAAGATAAAGGCAATCCACCGGAATTGTATGTATATTCGGTTGATGGTGCTTTTAAACATTCGGTTTTTGTGAATAATCAAAAGAATACGGATTGGGAAGATTTATCGCAAGACAGTTTTGGAAATATTTATATTGGCAACTTTGGAAATAACGAAAACAAGCGTAAAGAT is from Paenimyroides aestuarii and encodes:
- a CDS encoding DUF1684 domain-containing protein; this translates as MRKLLIFFLLYSNLTFSQQSEKEVLAYQKALNESYLNQETTPLKTDELKDFKGLNFYPYNKKFVVKARLERLKKQAVFKMPTSGKHTPNYKRFGILHFTIDDVNYQLEVYQNIELIKRKGFKKHLFLPFIDETSGNETYGAGRYLDIEIPDGNEIVLDFNKAYHPYCAYTIGYSCPITPDVNFLNTAITAGVKF